In the Methanothermobacter sp. K4 genome, CTCACAGAGTAGACACCGGCGGCTGTTCCAGGCGGCACCGTGAGGTGAAGGTCCACGGGTATTAATGATTCATCCTCAGATTTAACCACCCATCCCTTTCTCACGGGTGTGTAGGTTGTTGTGAGTGGTGTTTGTGGGAGGTTTGTGCCGTAGTTGGCGTATTTGAGGTTCTGTATGGGTATGGTTTCTGGTCCCTGGAGGTCTCCTTCTGCTTTTATGTAGAGGTCGATGGGTACGTTGGATAGGTCCTTTATCTGGAGTCCCTGGGGTCCTCCGGGCCAGGTGTATTCTCTTCCTGGTTCCACTGTGGCGGTGAGGGTGAATGAGTTCCCGACCTCCTCTCCCTTCCAGAGGACCGTTATCTCCACACTCTCGGGTACTGTTACCCGGACCTCCTGAACTGCTGAAGCCCCACTCACGGGGTTTATGAGAATAATTAAGAGCAGTGCAGGAACAGCGAGGGTTTTTAGATGGATTCCCATACAGATCACCCCATTTCTTTTCTGGAGGTTTCTATTGTTTCACATGAACTTACAGTTTATCGTGAAATTTGTCACTAAAGTGGCTATTATTTGAGTAAATTTTTATTACATAATTTGGAGGTGTACAGAGGTATTCTCTCCTAAAAACAGCAAAAATCGTATTAAAATTCCTCTTCAATACCCGAAATCGGTTTTTAAAAAGATTTATATATGTTGGATTATTATTCTTTTATCATGATTATTCATGTTACATATCTTTCAGGTTACATAACAGGCATTATTTCCTCAATAATCATTTCAGTGATACTTGGGCTGCCTCTGGCACCTGAAAGACCGGCCAGACATTCCTGGACCCCATCAGCCATCTTCCCGGCACCTGTAATCGCCATGGGTCTTGTGGCGATATGCATAAAACTTGGTGTCACAGGTATGTACGGTGGGGTCGATCTCGGTGTGGTTTCAGGGGCTCTGGCAGCTCTCATGACAGCCTACTTCCTTGAGGATATATTCCCCAGACCGGAGGACTTGTGATGAATGAACTTGTTGGAGTTGCAGTTGCAGCGGCTGTTTCCTGGCTGAACTTTGTTATCATAGATACTTGGATGGGCCTTCCCGAGAAACCAGGTGTCCGGGGGGCCGATTACATTGGAAGGGATATAATGAAAAGGGGAGGAGACCTCGCAGGAGGCTTCTTCCAGGGAAACATAGTATGCTCACCTGATGCATCTGCAGGCACACTTCTGGGGGCAATTGGCTGTTACCTCATGGGTATACCTGAGGGCGGCCTTATAGCCGCGCTCCTGGTGTTCATAGGAAACAGGCTCTGCGCAGACCCGGGATATGCAGGTACGACAGGCGCACTCTCAATTACAGTCATAATAGCGATTTCATCACTCGCTGGACTGAAACCTGAAATGTTCGTCGCTGGAATGGTTATTGCCATAACCACAATACAGGGTTTGAACCACAGGGTATCATCAAGGCTCCTTGGCGCCCTAGCCAGGAGGATGGACCGGTACACAGACCTGAAATAGAAGGTGTTGATCATGCTACTCCAGATAACAGGGATAATAGTTGTTCTCATGGCATTGAGGACTCTTCTAGCACAGGACAGGGCAGAGAGGCTCCTTTACCTCAATGCAATGGGTTTTGGGATATCTGCAATGATTGCACTCTACATTGGAACGGCATTTGGTGCTGTCCTTGCAGCTGTCTACTTCGTGGCATCAACCATAACATCCAATGCTATTGCACATACCCTTGACCGTGTAGGGGAGGAAATATTAATCGAGGATTAGGTGAAGATTTTGCTGGTGATGGTTATGAATCCGCTTGACCTCATTGNNNNNNNNNNNNNNNNNNNNNNNNNNNNNNNNNNNNNNNNNNNNNNNNNNNNNNNNNNNNNNNNNNNNNNNNNNNNNNNNNNNNNNNNNNNNNNNNNTTGAGGGATTAGGTGAAGATTTTGCTGGTGATGGTT is a window encoding:
- a CDS encoding energy-converting hydrogenase A subunit A EhaA; protein product: MIIHVTYLSGYITGIISSIIISVILGLPLAPERPARHSWTPSAIFPAPVIAMGLVAICIKLGVTGMYGGVDLGVVSGALAALMTAYFLEDIFPRPEDL
- a CDS encoding DUF2109 family protein, whose product is MLLQITGIIVVLMALRTLLAQDRAERLLYLNAMGFGISAMIALYIGTAFGAVLAAVYFVASTITSNAIAHTLDRVGEEILIED